The Pseudomonas sp. SCA2728.1_7 DNA segment CGTCGGAAAGCAGCGCTTTCTTCATTTCACGGCTTTTGCGCAGCTCGGCGTTTTTCGCCACGGCATCGCTAGGGCGATAGGCTTCGGCAGCCTTTTCCTTGGCCGGACGACGGCTGGCGGTTTTTGCCGGAGCCTTTTCTTCCGAAGCCTTGGCAGCAGGCGCAGCGGTTTCGGCGCCACGTTTTTTCCGACCGATCGGCGCGCTGATGGTTTTTTCGGCCATCTCGAAATCGATCTTGCGCTCGTCGAGGTCAACGCGCATCACGCGCACTTCAACGGTATCGCCGAGACGGAAGCTGCGACCGGTGCGCTCGCCCGCCAGGCGGTGATGCACAGGATCGAAGTGGTAGTAATCGCCCGGCAGCGCGGTGACGTGCACCAGGCCTTCGACGTAGATATCGGTCAGCTCGACGAACAGGCCAAAACCGGTCACCGCGGTGATCACGCCCGGGAACGATTCGCCTACGCGGTCCTTCATGAACTCGCACTTGAGCCAGTTCACCACGTCGCGGGTCGCTTCGTCAGCACGGCGCTCGCTCATCGAGCATTGCTCGCCGAGTTGCTCCAATGCCGCTTCGTCGTACGGGTAAATGCGCGCCTTCGGAATGGTCATCGCACCGGCACGGCGAACGTGCGGGGTGTCCTGTTTCGAATGGATCACGCTGCGGATCGCGCGGTGCGTCAGCAGGTCCGGATAACGACGGATCGGCGAGGTGAAGTGGGTATAGGCTTCGTAATTCAGGCCGAAGTGACCCTGATTGTCAGCGCTGTACACCGCTTGACTCAGCGAACGCAGCATCACGGTCTGGATCAGGTGGAAATCCGGACGATCCTTGATGCTCGCCAGCAAGGCCTGGTAGTCCTTCGGCGACGGGCCGTCCTTGCCTTTGTGCAGGGACAGACCGAGCTCGCCAAGGAATGCACGCAACTTTTCCAGACGCTCCGGTGGCGGACCGTCGTGGACGCGGTACAGCGCAGGAATTTCGTGCTTCTTGAGGAATTCGGCAGTGGCCACGTTGGCCGCCAGCATGCACTCCTCGATCAGCTTGTGCGCGTCGTTGCGGGTGGTCGGACGAATCTCGGCAATCTTGCGCTCGGTACCGAAGATGATCCGGGTTTCCTGCGTTTCGAAATCGATCGCGCCACGGACGTGACGGGCGGCCAGCAGCACCTTGTACAGCGCATACAGCTGTTTAAGGTGCGGCAGAACGTCGTTGTACTCACCGCGCAGCTGACGCGCCTCGGTGATTTTCGGCGTTTCCAGCATCGCGCTGACTTTGTTGTAAGTCAGACGAGCGTGGGAGTGGATCACCGCCTCATAGAAGCAGTAGTCGGTCATCTCGCCGGATTTGGAGATGGTCATCTCGCAAACCATGGCCAGACGATCGACGTGCGGGTTCAGCGAGCACAGGCCGTTGGACAGTTGCTCAGGCAGCATTGGTACGACACGTTCCGGGAAGTACACGGAGTTGCCGCGCACTTGCGCTTCGTTATCCAGCGCCGAACCGATCTTCACGTAGCTGGAAACGTCGGCAATCGCCACGTACAACTTCCAGCCGCCGGAGAACAGGCGCAGCTTGCCCGGTTTGGCTTCGCAATAAACCGCATCGTCGAAGTCGCGGGCATCTTCGCCGTCGATGGTGACGAACGGCAGATGGCGCAGGTCGACGCGCTTCTCTTTGTCTTTTTCTTCGACTTCCGGCTTCAGCTTGGCGGCTTCTTTCAGAACGGCTTCAGGCCAGACGTGCGGAATGTCGTAGGTGCGCAGGGCGACATCGATTTCCATGCCCGGCGCCATGTAGTTGCCGACCACTTCGACCACATCGCCTTGCGGCTGGAAGCGCGGCGTCGGCCAGTGGGTGATTTTCACCTCGACGAACTGACCGATCTGCGCGTTGGCGTTGCGGCCCGGCGTCACCAGCACTTCTTGCTGAATCTTCGGGTTGTCGGCGACGACGAAGCCGATACCGCCTTCTTCAAAGTAGCGGCCGACGATGGTTTCGTGGGCACGGGAGACCACTTCGACGATCACGCCTTCGCGGCGACCGCGACGGTCGAGACCGGAAACACGCGCCAGTGCACGGTCGCCATCGAACACCAGACGCATTTGCGCCGGGCTCATGAACAGGTCATCGCTGCCATCGTCCGGCACCAGGAAGCCGAAACCGTCACGGTGACCGCTGATACGGCCGAGGATCAGGTCGAGCTTGTCGACCGGCGCGTAAGTGCCACGGCGGGTGTAGATCAATTGAGCGTCGCGCTCCATGGCGCGCAGACGGCGGCGCAGGGCTTCGATCTGGTCTTCTGTGGTCAGACCAAACTCTTCGACCAGTTGCTCGCGGGCAGCAGGCGAACCACGATCGGCGAGGTGCGCCAGGATCAGTTCGCGGCTAGGAATAGGGTTTTCGTATTTTTCCGCTTCACGAGCGGCCTCGGGATCGAGGGACTGCCAATCGGCCATTAGAGAGTTTTCACCTTGTCTATATGCGGGTTAGTTTGGCATAGGCGCCATGAAACGGGAAATTTCCGACTATATAAGGCCCAACTGAGGCCTTGTATCGACCCCTGAACGCCGTTTTGACCACCGCTGGTAAAAAAAATCATATTTTTTGCTGACAGGGGTTTACAGTTAAAAAGACGCTCCGTATAGTGCGCGCCATCGACGACGCACAGCGTTGCCGATACTGCCCAGATGGTGAAATTGGTAGACACGCCAGCTTCAGGTGCTGGTGACCTTACGGTCGTGGAAGTTCGAGTCTTCTTCTGGGCACCAATTTCGAGTTTGAGACTAGATCAGTTTCAAGGCTCACACAAAACCCGCGAAAGCGGGTTTTTTGCATTCTAAGCCCGGGTTTTCTTAAAACTGATTTATTAAAATTAAATCAGGGGTTTACAGATCAAAAGGCGCTCCGTATAGTGCGCCACATCAACAGCGGCAACGCTCGCGATGATTGCCCAGATGGTGAAATTGGTAGACACGCCAGCTTCAGGTGCTGGTGACCTTACGGTCGTGGAAGTTCGAGTCTTCTTCTGGGCACCAATTCAAATTCAAGGTTACGACCTTGGATTTCACAGAAACCCGCGAAAGCGGGTTTTTGCGTTTCTGGCCTCCTGAATCCCCCCTACAGGAACGCAGAGCCTCTCGCAAGGCGCACTTGAGAAACAATATCGTTTATCATTGTTGCAAGTTTTTGCAATGCGACAGTGAGGAACCCTGCGAATGACGTTTCGAAATACCCTGCGCCGAGGCTTGACCTTCACCCTCCTCGGCCTGGCGCTCGCCACTCCCCTCACCCAGGCTGCCGACGCGGTTTCCCTGACTCTCTACAACGGCCAGCACAAGGAAGTCGGCGACGCGATCGCCAAAGCCTTCGAAGCCAAGACCGGCATTCACGTCAATGTGCGCAAAGGCAGCAGCAATCAGCTCGCCAGCCAGATCATCGAAGAAGGCGACCGCTCCCCTGCCGACGTGATCTACACCGAAGAGTCGCCGCCGCTGAACAATCTCGGCGAACTGGGCCTGCTGGCCAAGACCGATGACGCCACGCTCGCCGTGCTTCCGGAAAAATATGTGGCCGGTAACGGCACCTGGATCGGCGTGACTGCCCGCGTTCGCGTGGTCGCTTACAACCCGAAACTGGTCGATGAAAAAGACCTGCCGAAATCGGTGATGGAATTCTCCGATCCGCAATGGCAAGGCAAAGTCGGCTTCGTACCGACCAGCGGCGCCTTCCAGGAACAAGCCGTGGCCATTATCAAGATGCACGGTCGCGATGCCGCCGAAGAATGGCTGACCGGCCTGCGCGCGTTCGGCAAGACCTACAGCAACAACATGGTCGCCCTCAAAGCCGTGGAAAACGGCGAAGTCGCTACCGTGCTGGTGAACAACTACTACTGGTTCGCCCTGCAGCGCGAAAAAGGCAAACTGGATTCGAAACTGCATTACTTCACCGGCGGCGACGTCGGCGGCTTGATCACTGTATCCAGCGCTGCCGTGCTGAAATCCAGCAAACATCCAAAAGAAGCCCAGCAATTCCTCGCCTACATGGCCAGCGAAGAAGGCCAGCGCGTGATCACTCAGACCACCGCCGAGTACCCTCTGCACAAAGGCATGGAATCGGATCGCGGGCTCAAGCCGTTCAGCGAACTGGAAGCGCCGAACGTCACGCCAGCCGATCTGGGCAATGCCGAAGAAGCACTGGAGCTGGAACGTGAAGTTGGCTTGAACTGATGACCGCATCGTTATCCGCCCCCGCCGCGCGCGGGGGTTACGTACCAAAGCGCAAGCGGCCATCGATCTGGCTGGTGCTGCCGGTGTTGTTGCTGGTGGTACTGAGCCTGTTGCCGCTGGCCTATGTCGGGCTCAAAGCCTGGCAGGCCGGCTGGGCCGAGGCGCTGCATTTGCTGTGGCGCCCGTATGTATTCGGCCTGCTGCGCAACACCTTGGCCTTGATGGTTGGCGTAACCCTCACGTGCGGCGTGATCGGCCTGTCGCTGGCTTGGCTGCTGGAGCGCAGCAACTTGCCGGGGCGACGCTTGTGGGGCGTGATTCTGTGCCTGCCGTTCGCAGTACCAGCATTTGTCAGCAGTTTCACCTGGGTCTCTTTGAGCGCGCAGTTCGAAGGGCTCGGCGGGGCGATTCTGGTGATGAGCCTGTCGAAGTACCCGCTGATCTTCCTGCCGGTGGCGGCGACGCTGCGCAATCTCGATCCGTCCCTTGAAGAATCGGCCCGCACCCTCGGGCAAAATCGCTGGGGCGTGTTTTTCCGTGTCACCTTACCTTTGCTCTGGCCATCGCTATTGGCTGGTTCGTTGCTGATTGCCTTGCACATGCTGGTGGAGTTCGGCGCGCTGTCGATCATCGGCCTGCAAACCTTCACCACCGCGATCTATCAGCAATTCGAACTGGAATTCAGCAACGCCAACGCGGCGATGCTGTCGGCCGTGCTTTTGGCGCTGTGTCTGGTGCTGCTGTGGCTGGAGTTGCGGGTACGCGGCAAAGGTCGACATGTACGTACCGGGCAAGGTGCAGCGCGGCAGGCTGAACAGGTTCGACTCGGACCATGGGCAGCGGTCGGCCAGTTGTACTGCCTGATGCTGGCGGTGGTTGGCAGCGGGATTCCGCTGGGGATGCTGGCGTACTGGCTGGCGGTCGGTTCGTCGGCGGCTTTTCCGGTGGCCGCGATTACTGAAGCCCTGCTCTCGTCTTTGGCGCTTTCTCTTGGCGGTGCGGCATTGTGCCTGGTGCTGGCCGTGCCGGTCGGCTTGCTGGTGGTGCGTTACAAAGGCCAATTGGCAATCTGGGCCGAGCGCTTGCCGTATCTGCTGCATGCACTGCCAGGATTGGTGATCGCGTTGACGCTGGTGTATTTCGCCCTGCATTACGTGCCGGCGCTGTACCAGACTTCCGGGTTGTTGCTGATTGCTTATGCGCTGCTGTTTTTACCGCTGGCGCAGGCGCCGATTCGTACGGCGCTGAACAAGGCTGCGCCGCAGCTGGAAGAGGCTGCGCGTACGCTGGGCGCTTCATCGTTTACGGCGTTTTGTCGGGTGACGCTGCCGATCATCTTCCCGGCATTGGGCGCGGCGTTTGCCCTGGTGTTTCTGGATGCGATGAAGGAATTGACGGCGACGTTGTTGCTGAGTCCGACCGGGCTTAATACGCTGGCGACTGAGGTTTGGGCGCATACCGCGAATGTCGAGTTTGCGGCGGCGGCGCCTTATGCGGCGTTGTTGATTTTGGTATCGGGATTGCCGGTTTATTTACTGACGACGCGGATGTATCTGAGCCGCTGAAACAGCTATCGCGAGCAGGCTCACTCCTACATTGGAATGCGTTTCCCCTGTAAGAGCGAGCCTGCTCGCGAAGAGGCCCGCCCAGACAACATCAAGCCCGGAACTGCCCCAGGCTGGCCTTGAGCTGCGCCGCCAAACCATCCAGCACCTTGCCACTCGCCGTGGTTTCCACCACCGCCTGCGCCGCTTTCTCGGCCTGTGCATGAATCGTTTCGACTCGCCCACGCACTGCCTGCGCACCTTGCGCCTGATGCGCAGCCGCCTGCGTCGCCAGACCAATCGCCGCATGCACCTGCTCGACCGACGCCTGCACCGATTGCTGCAACCGCGCACTGTCGCGCAACACCAGCAAACCTTCGCTGGCCTGGCGCCCGGCCTGACCGATTGCCTCGACCGCCTCACGCGCGCCCTGCTGCAACGCGACGATGTGCGCCTGAATATCGCCGGTGGAGCTTTGCGTCTTGCTCGCCAGCGCCCGCACCTCGTCGGCCACAACCGCAAAGCCGCGCCCGGTTTCGCCGGCACGTGCCGCCTCGATAGCGGCGTTCAATGCGAGCAAGTTGGTCTGCTCGGCGATCCCGTGAATCACCGTCAGCACCACTTCAATCTGCTCGCTCTGCTGCGCCAGTCGTTCGATGACTTTCGCCCCGGTATCGACCTGCCCGGCCAGCGCCTCGATCAAGCCACCGACCTTGGCGGAGGTGCGGGTGTTTTCATCAGTAGCCTGACGAATATCCACCACTTGCTTCAACGCCGCCTGCATCGCGTGGCTTTCCGATTGCGCCTCATCGGCCATCTGCGATAGCGCGCGCAGGCTCTCCGCTACTTCATCACGCTGCATACCTGCCGCTGCATCCGCACCGGCATTGCGCAGCGTCATCGCGCCGATTTCCACGCCGGTGCGCTGCGCAACATCGCCCGCCTCGCGCACGATCGGCTGCAACTTATCCACAAAGCGATTGACCGCCGAAGCCATGTCGCCGATTTCATCCTTGCTGTTGATCTGTACTCGCTTGGTCAGGTCGCCCTCGCCCGCCGCCAGATCATCCATCGCGGCGTTGAGCATCTTCAGCCGATTGACCACGCGATGGCCGAGCACGACCGCGAGCAACAGCAGCACGCCGCAACCGACCAGCGCCAGGCCCAGGCCAATACGCCAGCGCAAGGTTGCTGCTGCTTCCTGAACGGTATTGGCAGTATTGGATTTCATCTCGGTCGCGGTGGACTGCGCCGATTGCAGGCGCGCCTGCATGGCTTTGGCGCTGTCCGCTGCGGCGCCCTTGAGGCTGTCGCCGACCAACTGATCACTGCTGGCGATCAACGCCGAGAAGCGCTTGTCCAGTGCCGCCAGATCGGTTTCCACCGAGGCCGTGGACACACCCATCAGCACTTTGCCGATTTCCACGCCATTGGGATTGATCGATGCCTCAAGGTAGTAAACCGATGGATCGTTTTTCGCCGCATCCAGCACTTTATCCAGCGCACGCTCGCCCTGGCCTTTTTCCAACAGGGCCTTGTTGATCGGGTTTTCGCGGTTGAGATAACGGGTCAGGTGCTGACCGGTGGCATCGTCGTACACCACAAACAGCACGTTGGGATTGCGCTGGGCCCGCCGGGCGAACTCGGACAGGGTCGGCACGTCGCTGTCCCACATGGCACGCGGCGCCACCGAGGCGAGCAACTGCGCCATGTCATTGGCCGAATCCTTTAGATCCTTTTCCAGCGTCGCACGCAATTGCGCCTGCTCGTCTTTCAGTCGCGAAGACAGGCCGGCAGTCAGCCGCTGACGGGTACTGGCAGACAAAGCATCGAGGCTCGAGGTGACTTCACGCCCGGCTTGCTCCAGCTCGCCGGAGAGTTTCTGGCTGTCGGCGCCGAGGCGCACCGCCAAATCTGCTTCCAGCGCCGTGACGGTGCTCCGCGTCAGGGCGACCGCCACCAACACTTGCACCAAAAGGGCGATACCAAGGGTAACGAACACGGGCCGCAACAAACGGCTTTGTAACAGTGAGAGAACGGCCGACACTGTGAATACCTCTACTTCTGACGCCATTAATTTGATGGCACTCTTGTAGACAGATTCACAGCAAAGGTCATGCCGTCCAACAGGCATAAACGACAAAGGCCCCGATG contains these protein-coding regions:
- the rnr gene encoding ribonuclease R, coding for MADWQSLDPEAAREAEKYENPIPSRELILAHLADRGSPAAREQLVEEFGLTTEDQIEALRRRLRAMERDAQLIYTRRGTYAPVDKLDLILGRISGHRDGFGFLVPDDGSDDLFMSPAQMRLVFDGDRALARVSGLDRRGRREGVIVEVVSRAHETIVGRYFEEGGIGFVVADNPKIQQEVLVTPGRNANAQIGQFVEVKITHWPTPRFQPQGDVVEVVGNYMAPGMEIDVALRTYDIPHVWPEAVLKEAAKLKPEVEEKDKEKRVDLRHLPFVTIDGEDARDFDDAVYCEAKPGKLRLFSGGWKLYVAIADVSSYVKIGSALDNEAQVRGNSVYFPERVVPMLPEQLSNGLCSLNPHVDRLAMVCEMTISKSGEMTDYCFYEAVIHSHARLTYNKVSAMLETPKITEARQLRGEYNDVLPHLKQLYALYKVLLAARHVRGAIDFETQETRIIFGTERKIAEIRPTTRNDAHKLIEECMLAANVATAEFLKKHEIPALYRVHDGPPPERLEKLRAFLGELGLSLHKGKDGPSPKDYQALLASIKDRPDFHLIQTVMLRSLSQAVYSADNQGHFGLNYEAYTHFTSPIRRYPDLLTHRAIRSVIHSKQDTPHVRRAGAMTIPKARIYPYDEAALEQLGEQCSMSERRADEATRDVVNWLKCEFMKDRVGESFPGVITAVTGFGLFVELTDIYVEGLVHVTALPGDYYHFDPVHHRLAGERTGRSFRLGDTVEVRVMRVDLDERKIDFEMAEKTISAPIGRKKRGAETAAPAAKASEEKAPAKTASRRPAKEKAAEAYRPSDAVAKNAELRKSREMKKALLSDAKNGGKAASGGKTGRSAPEKASGGKPAKPSKHRKGPPKAGSAPAKSGGARKPKAKS
- a CDS encoding extracellular solute-binding protein, whose protein sequence is MTFRNTLRRGLTFTLLGLALATPLTQAADAVSLTLYNGQHKEVGDAIAKAFEAKTGIHVNVRKGSSNQLASQIIEEGDRSPADVIYTEESPPLNNLGELGLLAKTDDATLAVLPEKYVAGNGTWIGVTARVRVVAYNPKLVDEKDLPKSVMEFSDPQWQGKVGFVPTSGAFQEQAVAIIKMHGRDAAEEWLTGLRAFGKTYSNNMVALKAVENGEVATVLVNNYYWFALQREKGKLDSKLHYFTGGDVGGLITVSSAAVLKSSKHPKEAQQFLAYMASEEGQRVITQTTAEYPLHKGMESDRGLKPFSELEAPNVTPADLGNAEEALELEREVGLN
- a CDS encoding iron ABC transporter permease, encoding MTASLSAPAARGGYVPKRKRPSIWLVLPVLLLVVLSLLPLAYVGLKAWQAGWAEALHLLWRPYVFGLLRNTLALMVGVTLTCGVIGLSLAWLLERSNLPGRRLWGVILCLPFAVPAFVSSFTWVSLSAQFEGLGGAILVMSLSKYPLIFLPVAATLRNLDPSLEESARTLGQNRWGVFFRVTLPLLWPSLLAGSLLIALHMLVEFGALSIIGLQTFTTAIYQQFELEFSNANAAMLSAVLLALCLVLLWLELRVRGKGRHVRTGQGAARQAEQVRLGPWAAVGQLYCLMLAVVGSGIPLGMLAYWLAVGSSAAFPVAAITEALLSSLALSLGGAALCLVLAVPVGLLVVRYKGQLAIWAERLPYLLHALPGLVIALTLVYFALHYVPALYQTSGLLLIAYALLFLPLAQAPIRTALNKAAPQLEEAARTLGASSFTAFCRVTLPIIFPALGAAFALVFLDAMKELTATLLLSPTGLNTLATEVWAHTANVEFAAAAPYAALLILVSGLPVYLLTTRMYLSR
- a CDS encoding methyl-accepting chemotaxis protein, which codes for MSAVLSLLQSRLLRPVFVTLGIALLVQVLVAVALTRSTVTALEADLAVRLGADSQKLSGELEQAGREVTSSLDALSASTRQRLTAGLSSRLKDEQAQLRATLEKDLKDSANDMAQLLASVAPRAMWDSDVPTLSEFARRAQRNPNVLFVVYDDATGQHLTRYLNRENPINKALLEKGQGERALDKVLDAAKNDPSVYYLEASINPNGVEIGKVLMGVSTASVETDLAALDKRFSALIASSDQLVGDSLKGAAADSAKAMQARLQSAQSTATEMKSNTANTVQEAAATLRWRIGLGLALVGCGVLLLLAVVLGHRVVNRLKMLNAAMDDLAAGEGDLTKRVQINSKDEIGDMASAVNRFVDKLQPIVREAGDVAQRTGVEIGAMTLRNAGADAAAGMQRDEVAESLRALSQMADEAQSESHAMQAALKQVVDIRQATDENTRTSAKVGGLIEALAGQVDTGAKVIERLAQQSEQIEVVLTVIHGIAEQTNLLALNAAIEAARAGETGRGFAVVADEVRALASKTQSSTGDIQAHIVALQQGAREAVEAIGQAGRQASEGLLVLRDSARLQQSVQASVEQVHAAIGLATQAAAHQAQGAQAVRGRVETIHAQAEKAAQAVVETTASGKVLDGLAAQLKASLGQFRA